The region TTTCGAGGGAAAAGTGAGCAGAGTGgttcagagcagagctgctcgGAGGTGCTGGATCCTGGAGGGACTGCCACCCTTGTCCCCTCTTTTCACATGGATGGAAATTAGGAGCAAATTCTTTACTGGGACAGAGAGGAGCTGAGGAGTCTCTGTGCTTAGCAAGTCTTGCTGTTTATTTGTTCGCTCGTGATAATTAGTGGCTGCACGGCTCGTGCAGCAGGGACATTTGGCCTTACCTGTAGCTGGTGAGAAAACTCCTCATCTGGTAGCCGAGGATTAGCCAGTTTCAGGTTCTCCCTGAGATGTTGCCGCAGATGGAAACGCTTCCTATCGGAAACCCACCCCAGCTGTCTGTAGGAGCACATGGGGTTAGAGCCAGCTCTCAGGAGGGCCCAGCTCCTTTCCAAGcatctatattttttaaatgatccCAATTCATCAGCCAGGTGCTGTGAACAGCCACATTTCCAAGGCAGCTCGGCATCCTGGGTACTGGCCACATGCTTGTGGGAATCTGGCCTTGAGGTCGGAGATGCAAATGGCAGCCGAAGGGCTCTGCCCTGTTGGGCACAtcaagcacttctgaaaattatcTCTGTAGGTGATGACAGTAATCACAACCTTCCACGAAATAAcaagctcttgttttttctctcctctgacgcaagctttcagttttctggtgatttttaatattttttcttcccaatgGACACACCAGTATAATGCTTCTAACTAATTTGTCTTTTAGGATTTCATTGTGACAGTGGTCTTCTCATTCTTGTGGCTAGTGGGCTCATCTGCTTGGGCTAAAGGACTGTCAGATGTAAAGATTGCGACTGACCCAGACGAAGTGCTGTTACTGATGTCTGCCTGCAAGCAGCAGTCCAACAAATGCTTGCCTGTTCACAGCCCTGTTATGTCAAGCCTCAACACTTCGGTTGTAAGTGACTTTGATTACTACTTTTCACCCTTACCTTGCAAACGTATTTTTGTCTCTTTTACTCGTGTATTGACCTAAATTGGCTGGTGTAAACCAGTTAGCTGAAATGATCTAATTGGAAGTACAATCTTGCTGCGGGGAAAGGCAGAGCGTGACTCATGACAGCAGCAGGATGAGCATGCAGGGTTGGGACAGGGAGAAAGCAGTGTCTGTCCAAGTGCATTGCTTGGCCTGTCTGCTTTTCAATTGCTCGTTGCAACGCTTTTGAAAAGGGGTCTGTATGCCCCTTTAGGAAGAAAAGGTTGTGTGCCTTATAGATTCCTTTAAAAATCCTcagaaaaacaacataaaattggtcttcagaatgtttaaaaaaaaactaaagcaaaccCTCTAGGCCAGCTGACCCATTAATATCtcttcttaattattttctttcaattttatcTTTCCACAGTTTCTTTAAACTAGATTATgtttccaaacaaacaaaaaaaaattgttttgacctaaaaactcaacttttttttggaaacaaaaaggaaaacagataccTTGTGAGCTACAGCTAAGGGAGAGGTATTTGGGAATTTGCTTCAAAGCTGAGAAAATTTTCCAGCAGGTTTTGGGAGAAGGATGGACTGGAAGCAGCTTTGACTTCTCCCAGGACCGTGCAGGTTCCATAACATTAGGCTGGGCTGTGAGACCGTGGCTGCCGGGTGACGAGCTCCTCTTGTCCCCACCAGGTCTTTGGCTTCTTGAACTTTATCCTCTGGGCAGGCAACATTTGGTTTGTGTTTAAGGAGACGGGCTGGCATTCCTCGGGCCAGCGGCATCCTCCAGACACCATGGAGAAGCAGTCCAGCAGCTACAACCAAGGTGGCTACAACCAAGACAGCTATGGGCCGGCCGGTGGCTACAACCAGCCAGGCTCCTATGGCCAGGTGGGTGAGTATGGCCAGTCCCAGAGCTATGGCCAGAGTGGGCCAACCTCCTTCACTAATCAAATTTAGGGTTCACGCAGCACAAGCTCTTGTATCCCTCCCATGTAGAGAGTTTAACAGGTCTCAAGTTTCAGTGGCGTCAGATTTTTAAGGGTTTTACATAAATTAATACTACAACATGGTGTTTAATGTCCATCGAAGGTCTAAGCCTACCTCCTGAGGCAGATGTGAGGTGGCCAGTGGGCTGGAGTtggcctttttttccctgattagCCAGATACAGGGGATATGCTCATCGCAGGTGATGACCTGGAGTCAGTGTTGTAGTATGTACTGTAGAGATAACTTTATGGTAGTTTTGTATGTGTTAAGATGGTAGAAGCATTTTGTAGCCTCAAGTCTGTAGTATTTAATATGCATAATATAATTGAATTTCCTTCTGCATTTTGGTGAAAAACAAAAGTGTTTTACTATTATTTCTACAGATTAATCTGTATATCCATGCATGTAACATTGCACCTAAATTTTCCAAACTGCCTGTCTGTGACTCTTCAAAGCATTTGTTTTGGTTATacctttttgtttcagaagattTTACTATTATTTCAGTTAACTGAGTCATCCGTAATTTAGTGCATGGATAAGCAGTTTCATACTACCAAATGTCTGGACTGTGTAAATGGAACTTCTCAACTTCTGCCACTACGTTTTgttaaatgtatgtttaaaagaAGTATGcatcttttatatattttgcaGAGTTGAATATATGGCTTACCCAAGTTCTGAATGCTTTGTaactaaaatgtttttccttgaaaTGGCATTCAGTAGTATATATAGTACCTGACTAATGTTTATTCCATTTAACTCAGCTAAGTATTCATTCTATAAATCACTATTTCTATGGATGTTTTGTGAATCTTTTAATGTGAGCTGTGGAGAATAAGGACCAAGTAACTGTGTTATATGTTTACAGAGGTATTTATTTAACTAAGATAACAGAGGTGCAGATATCAGTATATAAAACCATGTGAAAATGCCCTGTTGCTTAATAtagcaaaacatgaaaatcaCATGTATTGTTGTAACCTTACAAAGCATAAATATCCCTTTATACCTTCTTATAATAAGAAAACCTTTCTATCCGTGTTGTTTCAAGATTGTTAGATACTGTTCTTTTCTGTCGCTGCTCTGAGCGCTAGCTTGGTGCTACTGGAGAATGTAACTGGATTGACCAAATAACCCAGGCTCAGAGGAACTCATCCTAAAATAGCCAAACTTGTAGCCTGTTCAGATTTCTCCCTGGGAAATTCAGCCCTTCCTCACTACAGCATATGGGATGCATTGACACAAACAAAAGCCTGAAGCACAATATACTAATCAAAACTGATCATCTGCATTTCTAAATCAAAGTGTATCAGTATATAATCTTATTGTATGAGCTGTAATGTTGAAAGCATCTTAGCTTAAAACAGCTTAGTCTCTTCTATGATTGTTGTAACCAATCTATGGCTACTCGGTGGATGAATCTATATTGTGATATCTATTTGACCCTAATAAAGTTATTGCATACAATGCATGTTTTCAGAGTATGTTAATATTAAAATGTCACTGTGAAATAACTAAGATAACCATTAAAGATAAATATTCCTGTGCTTGACCTTACTGGtcatatttttactgttttccaaCACTTTTTTGAGGATGTTTTTAATGTACTGTGGAGTTCGATACTTCTAGGGGCATTTGTCATTAAAGGTCAGTatcacaagtttaaaaaaaaaattaaaactgtgtaATTTAATACCTGCCTGCCTCTTTACCTCTCTTTCCACCTGTCAGTAGGACTAGCCCAGTACTGTGCTAACTATCCCAGTTCTGTGAATTGCTGAAAAGCCATGTTTGGGCTGTAGAGAGGACAAACCAGAATATCTAAATGTCCTAGTATTCCACATGAGagcaaaatacaattttctgggtcaatgaaaaattttattttggctctcagttcttttcttccttgttttttttgggttttgggttttgttggggtttttttggttttttttttttttttttaagtttggaaaAAGATATAGGCAAGCCAGGAGAGTGAAATCTGTGTGTGACAAGGGATGGGGATGGATGTATACTCTTCATGCCCCCCCTCATAGACTCCtacttctcccttttttttttttttaaatccactttgTATGAGTTGATCAGGAATAACCAAGCGTGGTTCTTCTAAGCCTCTCCACTAGAAATAGAGTGTTTTGTGTCAACTAGCTTTCTGCTCATGAACTTTTCCACCCAGAGCAGCAGGGTCCCATTTCCAAGCTTTTCTATTCAATGCTAAGGGTTAGAAACTTGTTTTGCTGAGGTTTATTCCTGCATTTCAAACAAGCTGAAATTCTTGTGTAACCATGTGAGAACAGGAACTGCAGCTTTCAAACTCTCAGGAGTTGACACCCCTGAAGAAAGGCCAGTTTCTAATACAAGATTGGGAACAGAATTAAGatgatgatatattatttgcataaCTCCAAATCTAAGATATTCACATGAAGGGCAGAGCTGGTGGAAGAGTTGACAGAAGTAGGCACATTTTCATGAAAGATTTGCCCTTTGCTTTACCCGGTTGGC is a window of Strix uralensis isolate ZFMK-TIS-50842 chromosome 10, bStrUra1, whole genome shotgun sequence DNA encoding:
- the SYNPR gene encoding synaptoporin isoform X2, which produces MCMVIFAPLFAIFAFATCGGYSGGLRLSVDCANKSESDLNIDIAFAYPFRLHQVNFDAPTCEGKHREKLSLIGDFSSSAEFFVTIAVFAFLYSLAATVVYIFFQNKYRENNRGPLIDFIVTVVFSFLWLVGSSAWAKGLSDVKIATDPDEVLLLMSACKQQSNKCLPVHSPVMSSLNTSVVFGFLNFILWAGNIWFVFKETGWHSSGQRHPPDTMEKQSSSYNQGGYNQDSYGPAGGYNQPGSYGQVGEYGQSQSYGQSGPTSFTNQI
- the SYNPR gene encoding synaptoporin isoform X1; translation: MEAVDQLASAGTFRVVKEPLAFLRVLEWLFAIFAFATCGGYSGGLRLSVDCANKSESDLNIDIAFAYPFRLHQVNFDAPTCEGKHREKLSLIGDFSSSAEFFVTIAVFAFLYSLAATVVYIFFQNKYRENNRGPLIDFIVTVVFSFLWLVGSSAWAKGLSDVKIATDPDEVLLLMSACKQQSNKCLPVHSPVMSSLNTSVVFGFLNFILWAGNIWFVFKETGWHSSGQRHPPDTMEKQSSSYNQGGYNQDSYGPAGGYNQPGSYGQVGEYGQSQSYGQSGPTSFTNQI